Part of the Trichoderma asperellum chromosome 1, complete sequence genome is shown below.
ATGTTAGCCATATATACTTTatcagaaaaagaaacagagtAGCTGCACTTACAATTACAATAACGCCATCGGGCTTCAGTAAGGTATACAGATTCTGGAAGAATTCCAAGGTAAACAGATTCACAGGCTCCGCACCACCGGTGAAAACATCATGGACAATATAGTCATAGACTTGATTGGTTTCGTTGGCAGCACGAGTGGTATACTTGACCGCGTCTTCGATAACCGCTGGCTGGTTCTCCTTAAGCTGAAAATGCTTCTGGGCAAATTCGTAAACTGCAGGGTCAATCTCCACGACAGTAGTCTCAATTCCATGAGATACAAGTGCAGATGGCGTTGTTCCGATACCAAGTCCACTAAAACAGTGATTATCAGCCTCGACGAATCGTGAAATTAAACAAATAGGAGGCAAAAGCACTTACATAACCAGGGCCTTGGCATCAGCATCCGCCAGTGGCACCTCTCTCTCAACAAGGCGCACTGCTTCCAGCGTAACAAAGACAGCGTAGACAGGCTCAACCACTTGCTCTTTGCGCCACTCCACCCAATCCCCACCCAACAGGCTGTGATCAGCTCGCATAACTCGCATTTTACTATTCGTGTTCTCAACCACCGAAATGTATCCAGTCACTGATTCCCGTCGATCCAGAAGCATCCAGTTATCGGCAAGCATTGTGTCGTTCAGAAGCGAGGTAGCTGTTGGTGTAGACACATGAGGGTTGAACATTGCCGTGTGTATCAATGCCGGGACTGTAAGGACCAGATACTTGGAGGGCGCAAGCAGCGTGTAGGAGCCAGCCAGGAGAATCTCAATGCCCACCCGCGTATACCAAAACATGGTCCCAACGTGCTTTCGGAGGTGCATCTCTGCTATGTGCTCCACCAGCTTAAACGTCCCCCAAGATCCGAGCCCAGGGGCAGCCTCTCCTAGGAATTTGGGCAGCAAGCTCATATCTGCACCGTCCAGGCTATCAGCcacagaagcagcagataGAATCGCCACCGGGAACAAAGTCACCATTTCCGTTACAAGGGGGCCATATTGCGGCCCCAACGTCTGGCTGAACCTATATAAGAAGCATTGCATCATGGGCACATATACGGCAACCAGGGGGAGAAGCTGCGACGTCTTTATGGCAAGCAATTGGCGAAACGCCAGGTTCCCTGCCCAGCCAATAAAGCATCCCACCATGACTACCTTTGAATGCCACGTTGCCGCCGATATCGAACCATAGACGGGCGAAAGCGCAAGTTGCGATGCATGCGAGTACACGCCCAG
Proteins encoded:
- a CDS encoding uncharacterized protein (TransMembrane:3 (i44-64o84-102i114-132o)), with the protein product MARQKKAPQQDAQDTSMGFTPERFEKELKDLASKAKSNTWSNTVFEQVAIYVKTLALLSLLGVYSHASQLALSPVYGSISAATWHSKVVMVGCFIGWAGNLAFRQLLAIKTSQLLPLVAVYVPMMQCFLYRFSQTLGPQYGPLVTEMVTLFPVAILSAASVADSLDGADMSLLPKFLGEAAPGLGSWGTFKLVEHIAEMHLRKHVGTMFWYTRVGIEILLAGSYTLLAPSKYLVLTVPALIHTAMFNPHVSTPTATSLLNDTMLADNWMLLDRRESVTGYISVVENTNSKMRVMRADHSLLGGDWVEWRKEQVVEPVYAVFVTLEAVRLVEREVPLADADAKALVIGLGIGTTPSALVSHGIETTVVEIDPAVYEFAQKHFQLKENQPAVIEDAVKYTTRAANETNQVYDYIVHDVFTGGAEPVNLFTLEFFQNLYTLLKPDGVIVINYAGNLMLPTPKIIVRTILQQFPTCRLFRENPADQKAITESGIDFTNMMIFCRKTEGALTFRPVVKEDCLNSVSRQNFLNPLNEILPQDLFSIGSDEEGILFRNGTDKVSKGQQVNSDGHWAIMRKSLPASLWERW